The genome window CGACGACGCCGTCTACCACAACATCCCGTTCGAACCGGCCCGCGGCAAGGACGCCATCCGCGCCGCCATCAACACCTTTCTGCCGATGGCCAAGTCGCTTCATTTCAAAGTGCTGAACAGCGCCAGCGCCGGCAACGTCGTCTTCAACGAGCGCGTCGACGTCTTCGACCTGGGCGGCGGCAAGACGATTTCGCTGCCGGTCGCAGGCGTGTTCGAGGTCAGCGGCGCCAAAATCAGCGCATGGCGCGATTACTTCGACATGGCGATGTACACCAAGCAGATGTAGCAACCGCCTCTCTTTTTTCCGCCATCCCGAGCGCAGCCGAGAGACCCCGGATCTTTTCCACTGAATCCCTTTCTCCTGAACTCCCCGATGCGCGACAATAGCCGCGATGTCCAAACCAAAGGACAACAATCCCTCGCAGGGCGGCCTCATCCGCCTGACTGCGCGGTGCACGGCTGCGGATTGCGCCGGTAAGCTCGGTCCGGCGGACCTCTCCGCAGTCCTCGCGCGGCTCGATTTGCCGAGCCACCCTGATTTGCTCGTCGGAATCTCCACCGGCGACGACGCTGGAGTGCTGCGTCTTTCCGACGATCTCGCGATCGTGAACACCATCGATTTTTTCACGCCGGTGGTGGACGACCCTTTCACCTACGGACAGATCTCCGCCGCGGGCGCGCTCTCGG of Candidatus Binatus sp. contains these proteins:
- a CDS encoding limonene-1,2-epoxide hydrolase family protein; the protein is MANDAEKVVTEFCNAWARKNIDELLGFFTDDAVYHNIPFEPARGKDAIRAAINTFLPMAKSLHFKVLNSASAGNVVFNERVDVFDLGGGKTISLPVAGVFEVSGAKISAWRDYFDMAMYTKQM